The stretch of DNA TATTTCTGAGGTGGGAAATTAAATCAAACGTTCGAAGTATGTTTCGTTCGATTAAtgtcattatttatttatgatataaaatatCTGAACAACTATTTATTATTAATACATAAATGCTTAATTATGTTTTAAGttaaatttcatgaaatttttcattttttggatGATATTTAATTTCAGACctattaaattttaattccaATAAATTTCAAGGTCAAATATAAATTTAGTTTAGGAAAAAGGCCTTTTTTCATTGTCTATAtactttaatatatatatatatatataaatataaatatatttatatttattatattatattatagttATAATAACTCGACGTCCTATAATAACAAGACGTCCTATAATAACAACTTGaaacataatataattttgaatttgtCTAAAACATCATTTAGTATGTATATTtagttaattatataaatgtacatttttttaaataacatgtgacaaaaatatgttttaagattttttctcttcaatattaaatattattatatcgaaattttgtaaaaatataaatatattatattcatAATGTATCATACATGATATTCTTCTATTATATTACATATGCAACGTGTGTATCTCAACCTCTGGTGTATATAATCATGTCAGGGTTTAATAGTTCATTGATTCCAAATTTGTTACACAATCGATGGCTTTATCCCAAAAAATTCTATATATTGTGTATAAGATAAAACGAGAAAttgaggggggggggggggggggaataAATCTATACaaatgaaaattacaattttcttttcataaaaataaataaaattttctcatTATCATTCGACTGACATGCTATTTTTCAATCAATACAAGTTAGACAACATAATATAGGTCAAGCAATTGAGATCGGACTTGTAGCCCAATGATATCATTTTCTATCGGATTAGCCGATTCATCGAGTTCGATCTTCTCTTCTTGCGTgttgtaataaaatatatatatatatataggtcaagcaattaaaaataaataatataatactGGTAATAAAAAGCTAGTGCTATCCGTCGGGGATTACCATCTGTTATCTTTTCGACAGAAGAAATGTGTAGTGTGGCGGGGGCGCCGTTGGCTGGAATCAAGTGCTCTCATGTGGCTACTCCGTGGCTATTTTTCCGATCAAGGACGGCCCTCAGAAGCTTTATAGTTTCGGCATCTTCTCCTGTGACCGAGTCAATTCGAGTGCGATTTGCGCCTTCCCCCACCGGGAATCTTCACGTTGGCGGTGCCAGAACTGCGCTATTCAACTACTTGTTCGCCAGGTCCAAAGGCGGAAAATTTGTTCTTCGAATTGAGGACACTGACTTGGAAAGATCCACCAAGGAGTCCGAGGACTCCTTGCTTCGTGATCTTTCTTGGCTTGGTCTCGATTGGGATGAAGGTTGAGTTAGCCCTCCATTTTTTTAAGGTTTCCCTTCTCCTACCAGTACTCGTCTTCCCCCTCCACCCAAAGATTCTTTTATCACTTGGTTGAAGTCGGTTGTATCTCGTTGACTGCCCATATTGGCTTTTTGATGCCAAGTCCTTGGCTTGCATTCTTGTTAATCGTTTATTTATCTTGCGATGGAATTGTAGGCCCTGGTGTTGGAGGGAACTACGGTCCCTACCGGCAGTCTGAGAGAAATTCTCTTTACAAGCATTATGCCGACCAACTTCTGCAAACTGGCCATGTTTACCGTTGTTTCTGCACGAACGAGGTGATCATTTTAGAAATCTCCAAAAAATGATGACTTTAATATCTCAGATAGGATTTTTGAATGTTTAATTTGTTTCTGCTATCCATATCTCCAGGAGCTGGAAAGTATGAAGGAGATTGCGAAATTGAAGCAGCTTCCTCCTGTATACACAGGCAAGTGGGCCAGTGCAACAGATGTGGAAGTGCAAGAGGAGCTGGGAAAGGGAACTCCTTATACCTATCGATTTAGAGTTCCCAAGCATGGATGTTTGATCGTCGATGATATCATCCGTGGTGAGGTaatttaaattatgattttgtgAAAACTGTCATCATGCCCTCTATCCATGTGCGTGCCTTAATGACATATTTGCAAAATAGAAATTTTCAGGATACCTTATATTGATCATCCCTTTGGACAGGAGTTTTTAGAAGTCCTAACCATTGCCAAGTTTTTATTCATCATTCTACTTGTTTGAAGTGTTTTGCGGCGAAAGTGTTAATgtccaaaaaaatttatttgtccGGTCTCTTAAAAAGAAATAAGATACACATGACCCAGCATGCCTAACATGTTGTCTGTGCTATACAGTATACACAAACCCTCCAGCGCACAATAACATTTACGTAAGTAAAGCTATTCAATCATTTAAACAATCAAATAACCTTCACATATGCATTGAAACACTTGGTATCCCTTGGTAAATTGAACCATTCAAAGCAGAACACGAAGGAGACCAGTTTGGGATGAAGCCTCTAGGTTGTTTGAGATCCATAGCCTCCTGTTTTCCAGTTCCAGGAGTTTGGTCCCTGCCTCTGGATATCTGGCCGCTTGCCATATTTCTGTGTTTTTTCCCATTGCTCTTTGACAGTTGTTTTTTCTTCTCTCTTTTCTTTTCACCTTTAACACAGCTAAGGCTTTAACCAACATTTGTGGTGTCCTTAAGATATAAATAATTTACCTACAGTTTCCAATCAACACATTTGAACGTCAATGATATGGATCaagttatatttttaattatggtaaatatttttttacatgatcttattttgatttagttgaATGGTTTTCTCAACCATGTTTCTACACAAAATATTCTCACAAATGTAATATGAAACATGGTCGGAGAACTTTCTGGAAATTTTCATTGCTTTATAGACTGCGAGGTGATGGAGAGTTATGATATTTCTTGTCAGTTTTGACGTGGCCATGGTACTTTTGAGATGTCAGAACTTTAtggattgtgagaactggtcgGTAATGAGCACGCATTAGACTGATGTACTGGAATACCCTTTTTCACAATCCATAAATTTTAACATCTCGAATATGACTAACTTAGTAGAATACCGGCTAGATTCTTGTGAGATTTGTCTCGATCACATTTTTTATTTGGTTATAATTTTACTTGATATTTTCATTCAGGTAAGTTGGAACTTTGATACCCTCGGAGATTTCGTGATTATGAGAAGCAATGGACAGCCTGTTTACAATTTTTGTGTCACGGTTGATGACGCTACCATGGCTATCTCACATGTTATAAGGTTAAAATACAGGCATATCACTTCGAATGC from Primulina tabacum isolate GXHZ01 chromosome 3, ASM2559414v2, whole genome shotgun sequence encodes:
- the LOC142540738 gene encoding glutamate--tRNA ligase, chloroplastic/mitochondrial isoform X2, whose protein sequence is MCSVAGAPLAGIKCSHVATPWLFFRSRTALRSFIVSASSPVTESIRVRFAPSPTGNLHVGGARTALFNYLFARSKGGKFVLRIEDTDLERSTKESEDSLLRDLSWLGLDWDEGPGVGGNYGPYRQSERNSLYKHYADQLLQTGHVYRCFCTNEELESMKEIAKLKQLPPVYTGKWASATDVEVQEELGKGTPYTYRFRVPKHGCLIVDDIIRGEVSWNFDTLGDFVIMRSNGQPVYNFCVTVDDATMAISHVIRAEEHLPNTLRQGLIYKALGFPMPQFAHVSLILAPDKSKLSKRHGATSVGQFAEMGFLPQAMVNYLALLGWGDGTENEFFTLDQLVDKFTIERVNKSGAVFDSTKLSPEAKPVLEDGLSEIASSLLAAYDSGELKNALEEGHAGWQTWVKSFGKSLKRKGRALFMPLRVLLTGKFHGPDMGASMVLIYKAGCCGVVVPQSGFVSLDDRFKMLREVEWESLKRDNPVMESTVAVPT